A genomic region of Gemmata massiliana contains the following coding sequences:
- a CDS encoding GNAT family N-acetyltransferase: MNDSSPCQANEPFRVRSIARDEMRLFFEWANGEGWNPGRFDGPCFYDADPGGMLVAELQGEPVASISCVRYPDDFGFVGHYIVRPEFRGRGLGLRLWTAGLARLAGCNVGLDGVLDQVANYERSGFRTSHHHVRYGGSVGGAPLVIPPALKLVPLDAVPFADVLAYDRDCFPVDRAVFLRGWIAQPESVALGALRGGALAGFGIARAAVTGHKIGPLFADDVQVAEVLLLGLAKEVGGPVVIDVPDTSVQAYAEPLVQGLGMTEVFRCARMYTRGRPAMADHKVFGNTSLELG; encoded by the coding sequence GTGAACGATTCCTCGCCCTGTCAGGCCAACGAACCGTTCCGCGTGCGATCGATTGCACGCGACGAGATGCGGCTCTTTTTCGAGTGGGCTAACGGCGAGGGGTGGAACCCCGGCCGGTTCGACGGACCGTGTTTCTACGACGCCGACCCGGGTGGGATGCTCGTCGCCGAACTACAGGGTGAACCGGTCGCGTCGATCTCGTGTGTGCGCTACCCCGACGATTTTGGGTTCGTCGGTCACTACATCGTGCGACCGGAGTTCCGGGGACGTGGATTGGGGTTGCGCTTGTGGACCGCGGGACTGGCCCGGCTCGCCGGGTGCAATGTCGGACTGGACGGTGTGCTCGACCAAGTCGCGAATTACGAACGATCAGGCTTCCGCACTTCGCACCATCACGTTCGTTACGGCGGGAGTGTTGGTGGGGCGCCGTTGGTGATTCCTCCCGCCCTCAAACTGGTTCCGCTCGATGCCGTGCCGTTCGCGGACGTGCTCGCTTACGATCGCGACTGCTTCCCCGTGGATCGGGCCGTGTTCCTCCGAGGTTGGATCGCGCAGCCGGAGTCCGTGGCTCTCGGAGCTCTGCGCGGTGGGGCGTTGGCCGGTTTCGGTATTGCGCGGGCCGCTGTTACGGGGCACAAGATCGGGCCGCTGTTTGCAGATGACGTGCAGGTGGCCGAGGTTCTTTTATTGGGACTGGCGAAGGAAGTTGGTGGACCGGTAGTGATCGACGTCCCCGACACTTCAGTACAGGCTTACGCAGAGCCGTTGGTTCAAGGACTCGGGATGACGGAAGTGTTTCGCTGCGCCCGAATGTATACACGCGGGCGCCCCGCAATGGCGGATCACAAAGTGTTCGGAAACACGTCGCTCGAATTGGGATGA
- a CDS encoding tubulin-like doman-containing protein, producing the protein MPVRLVSQEELPHPLNGYRLIERLGRGGFGEVWKIEAPGGMLKAAKFVFGDLDAMDEDSRPAEQELKALERVKLIRHPYILTLEQFRIIDGQLIIVMELADRNLWDRFRECRGQGLPGIPRDELLRYMDEAAEGLDLMNNYYQIQHLDVKPQNLFLIFNHVKVADFGLAKVLEGVRATVTGGVTPVYAAPETFEGWVSRFSDQYSLAIVFQELLTGHRPFNGANTRALLMQHINGTPDLNALPVGDRAVIGRSLAKKPDDRWPSCTEMVRALRTSGLPPAPSTPVSPSRPSRSVPGSGAPTMPNPAGHALADSIQATRMAGQGQGRLNAEQTPNREQTPPPTHLPPLIKPGQSANHTPLPALVPPGSGARLVTPAPPSTQHPSQTLNRPVVFQTGRMGSMGIAPPERSGDGALFPALLVAIGQTGYRVAEQLKRVIANRHGSVERVPNVRILYIDTDPEAVAQQATPEAPATLTAREIIPARLNRSTHYMQRDSLLPVEQWMPTGSLYKLPRNPGPAAGVRAFGRLALFDHYRTIAQRVRQEIETFLTDDALMQADKVTKLGLRTNRPRAYIVTGLAGGTGSGMFLDMAYLVRHELRQVGYLRPEVVGMFFVPPADVTAPRSTALANTYAALSELHHFQSRRTRYQTTFDKSEAPVTDSEPPFARTMVAQLPKAANVDASRSVLASAARVLYHELLTPAGRVADEGRDVYRHAYPTDTPSCQTFGLFRLSWPRPEVLAAATRRFAQRQLQRWTGRDAGHLREHIAGWLSQQWAERKLSFESIVESLQDAARDSLREDPERVFDAFIDPLRTRTPSGGRLDATSACAVLDQLIKLIGKPDCENDPQPSSLQAAMSIRFETLVKETEGHISVMAATFLEVPQYRLPGAEEAVRQMSEKLKTQVDTLEPVRVDLDKDVRAIYARLFHAIGGLGGTGIGAMATRKANATDVIDLLRVYAKKRLQLHVLDLALSVFRKLAGNAPEYLREINFCRSTLGEMHAALTKLGASGNVDASPGKLILPDGCKNLDEAADQFLAALAPEDLLAFDQSLQKDITRKFRGLGNVCLKPLEKGPVFRDMLLNKAREFLDARLDHSDPAMVFFRSRSENGTAQPLLGEAFEEAAPDLVPNVYPRPYEMVVLAAPTGVDGERLQELAKVVLPNTEFVGAPLPDDICFYREFPQLTLTDLPQLGDYAREAYQLMKAAGNASHSRVDVPWQSPGMSGM; encoded by the coding sequence ATGCCGGTTCGCTTGGTCAGCCAGGAAGAACTCCCACACCCGCTCAACGGGTACCGGCTGATCGAGCGCCTCGGTCGGGGCGGGTTCGGCGAAGTCTGGAAGATCGAAGCGCCGGGCGGGATGCTCAAGGCGGCCAAGTTCGTTTTCGGCGACCTCGACGCGATGGACGAGGACAGCCGCCCGGCCGAGCAGGAGCTGAAGGCGCTCGAGCGGGTGAAGCTGATCCGCCACCCGTACATCCTCACACTCGAACAGTTCCGCATTATCGACGGCCAACTCATCATCGTGATGGAGCTGGCCGACCGTAATCTCTGGGACCGGTTCCGCGAGTGCCGCGGACAGGGCCTGCCGGGCATCCCGCGTGACGAGCTTCTCCGCTACATGGACGAAGCCGCCGAGGGCCTGGACCTGATGAACAACTATTATCAGATCCAGCACCTGGACGTGAAGCCGCAGAACCTGTTCCTCATCTTCAACCACGTGAAGGTCGCCGACTTCGGGCTAGCGAAAGTGCTCGAAGGCGTCCGCGCGACCGTGACCGGCGGCGTGACCCCAGTGTACGCGGCTCCCGAAACGTTCGAGGGGTGGGTGTCGCGGTTCTCCGACCAGTACAGTCTCGCGATCGTGTTCCAGGAACTGCTGACCGGGCACCGGCCCTTCAACGGTGCGAACACCCGCGCGCTGCTGATGCAGCACATCAACGGCACGCCGGACCTGAACGCCCTGCCCGTCGGGGACCGCGCCGTGATCGGGCGCTCGCTCGCCAAGAAGCCGGACGACCGGTGGCCGAGCTGCACCGAGATGGTCCGCGCCCTGCGGACGAGCGGACTGCCGCCCGCGCCCTCGACGCCGGTCAGCCCCTCGCGCCCCAGTCGGTCCGTACCCGGCTCCGGCGCGCCCACGATGCCGAACCCGGCCGGCCACGCGCTGGCGGATTCGATCCAGGCCACGCGGATGGCCGGCCAGGGGCAGGGGCGCCTCAACGCGGAACAGACTCCCAACCGCGAGCAGACCCCGCCGCCGACGCACCTGCCGCCGCTCATTAAGCCCGGTCAGAGCGCGAACCACACGCCGCTGCCGGCGCTCGTCCCGCCCGGCTCCGGCGCGCGGCTCGTGACCCCCGCTCCGCCGTCCACCCAGCACCCGTCCCAGACACTCAACCGGCCCGTGGTCTTCCAGACCGGGCGCATGGGGAGCATGGGCATCGCGCCGCCCGAGAGGTCCGGCGACGGCGCACTGTTCCCCGCGCTCCTCGTCGCCATCGGTCAGACCGGGTACCGCGTCGCGGAACAACTCAAGCGGGTGATCGCCAACCGGCACGGTTCGGTCGAACGGGTGCCCAACGTGCGCATTCTGTACATCGACACCGACCCGGAAGCGGTCGCCCAGCAAGCGACACCCGAAGCCCCGGCAACGCTGACCGCCCGGGAAATCATCCCGGCCCGGCTGAACCGCTCGACCCACTACATGCAGCGGGACTCGCTCCTGCCCGTCGAACAGTGGATGCCGACCGGCTCGCTCTACAAGCTCCCGCGGAACCCCGGCCCGGCCGCCGGCGTGCGCGCGTTCGGGCGGCTCGCGCTCTTCGACCACTACCGCACCATCGCCCAGCGCGTGCGCCAGGAGATCGAAACGTTCCTGACCGACGACGCGCTGATGCAGGCCGACAAGGTCACGAAACTCGGGCTGCGGACCAATCGCCCGCGCGCGTACATCGTGACGGGACTGGCCGGCGGCACCGGCAGCGGGATGTTCCTCGACATGGCGTATTTGGTGCGCCACGAACTGCGCCAGGTCGGGTACCTGCGGCCGGAAGTGGTCGGCATGTTCTTCGTGCCGCCGGCGGACGTGACGGCGCCGCGCTCGACGGCGCTGGCGAACACCTACGCGGCGCTGTCCGAGTTGCACCACTTCCAGTCGCGGAGAACCCGGTACCAGACGACGTTCGACAAGTCCGAGGCGCCGGTCACCGATAGTGAGCCGCCGTTCGCGCGGACGATGGTGGCGCAGCTCCCGAAAGCGGCGAACGTGGATGCGTCGCGCTCGGTGCTCGCGTCCGCGGCGCGCGTCCTGTATCACGAACTGCTCACGCCGGCCGGTCGCGTCGCCGATGAGGGGCGCGACGTGTACCGCCACGCCTACCCGACCGATACACCCTCGTGTCAGACGTTCGGCCTGTTCCGGCTGAGCTGGCCGCGCCCGGAGGTGCTCGCGGCCGCAACCCGGCGCTTCGCGCAGCGGCAGCTCCAGCGCTGGACCGGCCGGGACGCGGGCCACCTGCGCGAGCACATCGCCGGCTGGCTGAGCCAGCAGTGGGCCGAGCGGAAACTGTCGTTCGAGTCGATCGTCGAATCGCTCCAGGACGCCGCACGCGATAGCTTGCGCGAAGACCCCGAGCGCGTCTTCGATGCGTTCATCGACCCGCTGCGCACGCGCACGCCGTCCGGCGGGCGACTGGACGCCACGTCCGCGTGCGCGGTCCTCGACCAGCTCATCAAACTGATCGGCAAGCCGGACTGCGAGAACGACCCGCAACCGAGTTCGCTCCAGGCCGCGATGAGCATCCGGTTCGAGACACTGGTGAAGGAAACCGAGGGGCACATCTCGGTAATGGCCGCGACGTTCCTGGAGGTGCCCCAGTACCGCTTGCCGGGCGCGGAAGAAGCCGTGCGGCAGATGAGCGAGAAGCTTAAGACGCAGGTGGACACGCTGGAGCCGGTGCGCGTCGACCTCGACAAGGACGTGCGCGCGATCTACGCCCGCCTGTTCCACGCGATCGGCGGGTTGGGCGGCACGGGCATCGGCGCGATGGCGACGCGCAAAGCGAACGCCACGGACGTTATTGACCTGCTCCGCGTGTACGCCAAGAAGCGCCTGCAACTGCACGTGCTCGACCTGGCACTGTCCGTGTTTCGCAAGCTCGCGGGTAACGCCCCCGAGTACCTGCGCGAGATCAACTTCTGCCGGTCCACGCTGGGCGAGATGCACGCGGCCCTCACGAAACTCGGCGCGTCGGGCAACGTGGACGCTTCGCCGGGCAAGTTGATCCTCCCGGACGGGTGCAAGAACCTGGACGAGGCCGCCGACCAGTTCCTCGCCGCGCTCGCGCCCGAAGACCTGCTCGCGTTCGACCAGTCGCTCCAGAAGGACATCACGCGCAAGTTCCGCGGGCTGGGGAACGTGTGCCTCAAGCCGCTCGAAAAGGGGCCGGTGTTCCGCGACATGCTGTTGAACAAGGCCCGCGAGTTCCTTGACGCGCGCCTTGATCACTCCGACCCGGCAATGGTGTTCTTCCGCTCGCGCTCGGAAAACGGGACCGCGCAACCGCTACTGGGTGAGGCGTTTGAAGAGGCGGCGCCGGACCTTGTACCGAACGTGTACCCGCGGCCCTACGAGATGGTGGTGCTGGCCGCCCCGACCGGGGTCGACGGGGAGCGGTTGCAGGAACTCGCTAAAGTCGTGCTCCCCAATACGGAGTTCGTCGGCGCGCCGTTACCGGACGACATTTGCTTCTACCGCGAGTTCCCGCAACTCACGCTGACGGACCTCCCGCAGTTGGGCGATTACGCGCGCGAAGCGTACCAGCTCATGAAGGCGGCTGGGAACGCATCGCACTCGCGCGTGGATGTACCCTGGCAGTCGCCGGGAATGTCCGGAATGTAG
- a CDS encoding GGDEF domain-containing response regulator — MNVTRYKCSVLAVDDDPAILAILTGQLGGDFDVITACSAEQARVTLSKRSVDIVLSDLQLPDETGLSLLDWVRRTAPRTARVLITGTARMQDAVDAINHSQVHRLVLKPWRSEDLLQTLRAISRSLLLERSHEHLLDELRKLNLELEQRVQTRTQELEHALGQLQQANLILERMAATDPLTGLANRRAVDAIARKELQRRTRLPGPIAVLWIDADHFGRVNKDYSQIAGDQVLVWLAGILQSSIRTIDTLGRVGGEEFMVLAPGTDVVGAEALAERLRTSVEAAQTVYLGHTIRMTVSIGAAVAEDGTPAGYEQLREIAAQTLKEAKEAGRNRAIIRLIPPPAT; from the coding sequence ATGAACGTGACCCGGTACAAGTGTTCGGTCCTAGCCGTCGATGACGACCCCGCGATCCTGGCCATTCTCACGGGCCAGTTGGGGGGGGATTTCGATGTTATTACCGCGTGCAGCGCCGAGCAGGCGCGGGTAACGCTCTCGAAGCGGTCCGTCGATATTGTTCTGTCGGACCTGCAACTGCCCGACGAAACGGGGCTTTCGCTCCTCGATTGGGTGCGTCGAACCGCTCCGCGAACTGCCCGCGTGCTAATTACCGGCACCGCCCGGATGCAGGACGCCGTCGACGCCATTAACCACAGTCAGGTCCACCGGCTCGTACTTAAACCCTGGCGATCAGAAGACTTACTTCAAACACTTCGAGCAATCTCCCGGAGCCTTCTGCTTGAGCGCAGCCACGAGCACCTGCTCGACGAACTGCGGAAATTGAATCTTGAATTGGAACAGCGCGTTCAGACTCGCACCCAGGAACTCGAACACGCTTTGGGGCAACTCCAGCAAGCGAACCTGATTCTGGAACGGATGGCCGCGACCGACCCCCTGACCGGGCTGGCGAATCGCCGTGCCGTCGACGCCATCGCACGCAAGGAACTTCAGCGCCGGACCCGACTTCCGGGACCGATCGCGGTTCTCTGGATCGATGCGGACCACTTCGGGCGGGTGAACAAGGACTATTCGCAGATCGCCGGCGACCAAGTGCTCGTCTGGCTCGCGGGAATCCTACAATCATCGATCCGAACGATTGATACCCTCGGCCGCGTGGGTGGTGAAGAGTTTATGGTTCTCGCCCCGGGAACGGATGTTGTTGGGGCCGAAGCACTCGCGGAGCGCCTACGGACAAGCGTCGAAGCCGCACAGACCGTTTATCTGGGCCACACGATTCGTATGACCGTCAGCATCGGTGCGGCGGTTGCAGAAGACGGCACCCCAGCGGGCTACGAGCAGCTCCGCGAGATCGCCGCGCAGACATTGAAGGAAGCCAAAGAAGCCGGCCGGAATCGAGCTATCATCCGCCTCATTCCCCCGCCGGCGACGTAG
- a CDS encoding PSD1 and planctomycete cytochrome C domain-containing protein, producing the protein MKLIAKKRFLILLALVLGLGGTFAAVRATKGKPRRAKKSATVDYAKQIKPILAAHCYECHGAGRSEAGLRLDTVAGIRKGGNSGGIIVPGNSANSLLVSVICGAEDGTVMPPSGDPIGDDKVALIRAWIDKGAALPDEGDPEPESAPKPLSHWAFRPPVAPAFPAAHAGPRGRNPIDTLLAEAREAHGLSALGPATKPVLLRRVALDLTGLPPTREELDVFVADDSTNAYEKVVDRYLASPAYGQRWARHWMDVWRYSDADGRKAKADVWWSSPHLWRWRDWIVDSLNADAGYDRMVQEMLAGDELAPGNPRAVAATGFLVRNWFKLDRNIWLGNTVEHTGKAFLGLSIGCAKCHDHKFDPISQKEYYQFRAIFEPHDVRTEDVAGESGPAAHVARAYDARPDEPTWVFVRGDVKSPDKTASMQPGVPAALGQLGAISAPQGSTGRRLALARWLVSRQNPLAARVAVNHVWARHFGRPLVESVTDFGLRAPAPEQQRTLDWLAVEFMEHGWSMKHLHRLIVKSEAYRMRSSLRDAPPQNIEADPDNRFYWRANARRMEAEVVRDSLLWLAGALEPSAGGPPVDPALGTTTGRRSLYYRYSREDKMEFLTVFDAPGVEECYRRQQSIVPQQALALENSEFVWDQARRIARRLEATNLSNFVAVAFEHILNRPPEPGEAAACEQFLARQEALLSSPEKLTPLPPVPPPAPVDPEVAKRVPGLPLVLGTAKPLAPVAPGPAAASRAREYLIHALLNHNDFITVR; encoded by the coding sequence GTGAAGCTAATCGCCAAGAAGCGGTTCCTGATCCTCTTGGCTCTCGTTCTGGGGCTGGGCGGAACGTTTGCGGCGGTTCGTGCAACCAAAGGCAAGCCCCGGCGGGCCAAGAAGTCCGCGACGGTCGACTACGCCAAACAGATCAAGCCGATCCTGGCCGCACACTGTTACGAGTGCCACGGGGCTGGGCGGAGCGAAGCGGGGCTGCGCCTCGACACCGTCGCCGGGATCCGGAAGGGCGGCAACAGTGGCGGTATCATCGTGCCCGGGAACAGCGCGAACAGCCTGCTTGTCAGCGTCATCTGCGGGGCGGAAGACGGCACCGTGATGCCCCCGTCGGGCGACCCGATCGGTGACGACAAGGTCGCGCTCATCCGGGCTTGGATCGACAAGGGAGCGGCGCTCCCGGACGAGGGCGATCCGGAGCCCGAGTCCGCACCCAAGCCCCTCAGCCACTGGGCGTTTCGTCCGCCCGTCGCACCGGCCTTTCCCGCCGCGCACGCGGGGCCGCGCGGGAGAAATCCGATCGACACCCTCCTCGCCGAGGCCCGCGAAGCGCACGGGTTGAGTGCGCTCGGCCCGGCGACCAAGCCCGTCCTACTGCGCCGCGTCGCACTCGACCTCACCGGCCTGCCGCCGACCCGCGAGGAGCTGGACGTGTTCGTGGCGGACGATTCGACGAACGCCTACGAGAAGGTCGTGGACCGGTACCTCGCTTCGCCCGCATACGGGCAACGGTGGGCGCGGCACTGGATGGACGTCTGGCGGTACTCTGATGCGGACGGCCGGAAGGCGAAGGCCGACGTGTGGTGGAGCAGCCCTCACCTCTGGCGGTGGCGCGACTGGATCGTCGATTCGCTCAACGCCGACGCCGGCTACGATCGCATGGTCCAGGAGATGCTGGCCGGCGACGAACTCGCCCCGGGGAACCCGCGCGCGGTCGCGGCCACGGGGTTCCTCGTGCGCAACTGGTTCAAGCTCGACCGGAACATCTGGCTCGGCAACACCGTCGAGCACACGGGCAAAGCGTTCCTCGGGTTGTCGATCGGGTGCGCGAAGTGCCACGACCACAAGTTCGATCCGATCAGCCAGAAGGAGTACTACCAGTTCCGGGCGATCTTCGAGCCCCACGACGTGCGCACCGAGGACGTGGCGGGGGAGTCCGGACCCGCGGCCCACGTCGCACGGGCCTACGACGCCCGACCGGACGAGCCGACCTGGGTGTTCGTCCGCGGTGACGTGAAGTCGCCGGACAAGACCGCGAGTATGCAGCCCGGGGTACCCGCCGCGCTGGGCCAACTCGGTGCGATTTCGGCCCCCCAGGGCTCGACCGGTCGGCGGCTTGCCCTGGCCCGGTGGCTCGTGAGCCGGCAGAACCCGCTCGCCGCTCGCGTCGCCGTCAACCACGTCTGGGCGCGGCACTTCGGGCGCCCGCTCGTCGAGAGCGTCACGGACTTCGGGCTCCGGGCCCCGGCCCCGGAGCAGCAGCGGACACTCGACTGGCTCGCGGTCGAGTTTATGGAACACGGGTGGAGCATGAAGCACCTCCACCGGTTAATCGTGAAGTCCGAAGCGTACCGGATGCGGTCCTCGCTCCGCGACGCGCCGCCGCAGAATATTGAGGCGGACCCGGACAACCGGTTCTACTGGCGCGCGAACGCGCGGCGGATGGAAGCGGAGGTCGTGCGCGACTCGCTACTCTGGCTCGCGGGCGCGCTCGAGCCGAGCGCGGGCGGCCCGCCCGTCGACCCCGCCCTCGGCACCACCACCGGGCGCCGGAGCCTGTACTACCGGTACTCGCGCGAGGACAAGATGGAGTTCCTCACCGTGTTCGACGCACCCGGCGTGGAAGAGTGCTACCGGCGGCAGCAGAGCATCGTTCCGCAACAAGCCCTGGCACTGGAGAACAGTGAGTTCGTCTGGGACCAGGCCCGACGGATCGCGCGCCGGCTCGAGGCCACGAACCTCTCGAACTTCGTCGCCGTGGCGTTCGAGCACATTCTGAACCGCCCGCCGGAACCCGGTGAGGCTGCGGCCTGCGAGCAGTTCCTGGCACGGCAAGAAGCGCTCCTCTCGTCCCCCGAGAAGCTCACGCCGCTGCCGCCCGTGCCGCCCCCGGCTCCCGTGGACCCCGAGGTTGCCAAACGGGTGCCGGGATTGCCGCTCGTACTGGGCACCGCGAAGCCCCTCGCGCCGGTCGCCCCCGGTCCGGCCGCTGCGAGCCGGGCTCGCGAGTACCTCATTCACGCGCTGTTGAACCACAACGACTTCATCACCGTCCGCTGA
- a CDS encoding sigma-70 family RNA polymerase sigma factor — protein MKTARRKRSGQSAKVDDTSLTTFSSDLLTPEEERELLTSFWDCKSELVRVLLRHYPNELRAVRPPLEPWPMAQFIREHCTDARCDVIAVRRLRDRYVHYKHRLASANIRLAAHVAKRFRHHSLAYSDLLQEAVCGLMQAIDRFDVSHGTRLATYATWWIRQTLQIAVARQSHLVSLSPHHLQELGLLQQESEALAHGGKHLPSPQELASRTGSSLEHLTHLQTATRTPVSLNAVLDDDSDFKLTEAMPDTGTLVMQENNERQEALGFLMENLRPRERKVLDLRFGLTGNGTHSLRQIGHLLRISKERVRQIQNRALEKLKANAERVGWEPTLLLE, from the coding sequence ATGAAGACTGCTAGGCGTAAGCGATCCGGTCAATCTGCGAAGGTCGATGACACCTCTCTCACGACTTTCTCCTCTGACCTGCTGACGCCCGAAGAAGAACGTGAATTGCTCACGAGCTTCTGGGATTGCAAGAGCGAACTGGTGCGTGTGCTGCTCCGCCACTACCCGAACGAACTCCGTGCTGTGCGCCCGCCGCTCGAACCGTGGCCGATGGCTCAGTTCATCCGCGAGCACTGCACGGACGCCCGCTGCGACGTGATCGCCGTTCGGCGCCTCCGCGACCGTTACGTTCACTATAAGCACCGGCTCGCGAGCGCCAACATCCGCCTCGCCGCCCACGTTGCTAAGCGATTCCGCCACCACAGCTTGGCCTACTCCGACCTCCTCCAAGAAGCGGTTTGCGGCCTGATGCAGGCCATCGACCGCTTCGACGTGAGCCACGGCACCCGGCTCGCGACCTACGCGACGTGGTGGATCCGCCAGACGCTCCAGATCGCGGTCGCTCGTCAGTCGCACCTCGTGAGCCTCAGCCCGCACCACCTTCAGGAACTCGGTCTCCTTCAACAGGAGAGCGAAGCTCTTGCTCACGGCGGCAAGCACCTGCCCAGCCCGCAAGAACTCGCCAGCCGCACCGGTAGCTCGCTCGAGCACCTCACGCACCTCCAGACCGCGACCCGTACCCCCGTCAGCCTCAACGCCGTCCTCGACGACGACAGCGATTTCAAGCTGACCGAGGCCATGCCGGACACGGGCACCCTGGTGATGCAGGAGAACAACGAGCGCCAAGAGGCTCTCGGGTTCCTGATGGAAAACCTCCGGCCGCGCGAGCGCAAGGTATTGGATCTCCGCTTCGGGCTAACCGGCAATGGCACTCACAGCCTGCGCCAGATCGGTCATCTGCTCCGGATCTCGAAGGAGCGCGTGCGCCAGATCCAGAACCGGGCGCTGGAAAAGCTGAAGGCCAACGCCGAGCGCGTGGGCTGGGAGCCGACCCTGCTCCTGGAGTAA
- a CDS encoding (5-formylfuran-3-yl)methyl phosphate synthase, with translation MSATPGLLVSVRSADEVAAALAGGADLIDVKEPAKGALAPAEAEVVSAVIDAVDGQVSVSAALGEWSSNAITEAHWHLELPLQYVKWGLAGYAPTPGWGEDLLDTRRELPIGTEMVAVAYADWERAKSVPPAEVAKFAKRFRFKAFLLDTWGKDGKTLLDFMTAKEIAGLVDGLKRVYTTVSIGGSLRPEQVKQLKGVTPDYFAVRSSACAAGKRDGVIDATRVKKWKEILAGVKVS, from the coding sequence ATGAGTGCGACACCCGGACTACTGGTGAGCGTGCGGTCGGCGGACGAAGTTGCGGCAGCGCTGGCCGGCGGAGCCGACCTGATTGACGTGAAGGAGCCCGCAAAGGGGGCGCTCGCCCCGGCCGAAGCCGAGGTGGTGTCCGCCGTCATTGACGCGGTCGACGGGCAGGTTTCCGTGAGCGCCGCGCTCGGCGAGTGGTCGTCCAATGCCATCACCGAGGCTCACTGGCACCTCGAACTGCCGCTCCAGTACGTGAAGTGGGGGCTCGCCGGGTACGCGCCGACGCCCGGATGGGGCGAAGACCTCCTCGATACGCGGCGCGAGCTACCCATTGGTACGGAAATGGTCGCGGTGGCCTACGCGGACTGGGAGCGTGCGAAGTCGGTCCCACCCGCGGAAGTCGCCAAATTCGCCAAGCGGTTCCGCTTCAAGGCGTTCCTGCTCGATACGTGGGGCAAAGACGGCAAGACGCTGCTCGACTTCATGACCGCGAAAGAAATCGCCGGTTTGGTGGACGGGTTGAAGCGCGTCTACACGACCGTGTCCATCGGCGGTTCGCTGCGCCCGGAGCAAGTGAAGCAACTCAAGGGCGTCACGCCGGACTACTTCGCGGTGCGGTCTTCGGCGTGCGCCGCGGGCAAGCGCGACGGCGTCATCGACGCGACTCGCGTCAAGAAGTGGAAAGAAATCCTCGCCGGGGTGAAGGTATCGTGA
- a CDS encoding MFS transporter has protein sequence MLGSVPGRLAAMMFLQYFGVAALTVPLTRYLQTAADAGGLGFKPTHVGYIYMTFCIGAIVAPMVVGLLADRWFAVDRVIAAAHALMAALMGGAAVWCDTYDGAAANPEDVVWPLFVLVLGYAIGTQITLTLAVVISFRNLPDGSGSFWYVRLVGTVGWIFAGIVTGWVMNPVSPQPLYLSAVTSAVLAAFALALPHTPPKGHGRPIREVIGLPALKMFRDRSFVVFAGILLLCNMMNQFYGLFVSPYLKDLGVEVDLGAYGRLAPEVIMALAQVCEVGCMAATPWLLRRFAMKHLMLLGLAGLLLRNTLLYVANVPSVVAVALPMHGWGYAFYGLLGSYFVDREAPPHLRAGAQSLVTFLGSGPAVLVGNIMAGNVVQANRVENVTNWSAVWIVPLVGYAVALVVFAALFREPPSEPNEEE, from the coding sequence ATGCTCGGTTCGGTGCCAGGACGGCTCGCCGCGATGATGTTCCTGCAATATTTCGGCGTCGCGGCGCTCACGGTGCCACTCACCCGGTACCTCCAGACCGCTGCGGACGCGGGCGGGCTGGGATTCAAGCCCACGCACGTCGGTTACATATACATGACGTTCTGCATCGGCGCGATCGTGGCGCCGATGGTCGTGGGGTTGCTCGCCGATCGGTGGTTCGCGGTGGACCGGGTGATCGCGGCGGCGCACGCGCTGATGGCGGCGCTCATGGGCGGCGCCGCGGTCTGGTGCGACACCTACGACGGCGCCGCGGCGAACCCCGAGGACGTGGTTTGGCCCCTGTTCGTGCTCGTGCTCGGGTACGCGATCGGCACGCAAATTACACTCACGCTCGCCGTCGTGATTAGCTTTCGCAACCTGCCCGACGGGAGCGGGTCGTTTTGGTACGTGCGCCTCGTCGGAACAGTCGGGTGGATCTTTGCGGGGATCGTGACGGGCTGGGTCATGAACCCGGTTTCGCCGCAACCGCTGTACCTGTCTGCGGTCACGTCGGCCGTTCTCGCCGCGTTCGCGCTGGCGCTGCCGCACACGCCGCCCAAAGGTCATGGGCGCCCGATTCGTGAGGTGATCGGGTTGCCCGCGCTCAAGATGTTCCGCGACCGGTCGTTCGTGGTGTTCGCGGGCATCTTGCTGCTGTGCAACATGATGAACCAGTTCTACGGCCTGTTTGTGTCTCCGTACTTAAAGGATCTCGGGGTCGAAGTGGACCTCGGCGCTTACGGGCGGCTCGCGCCGGAAGTCATCATGGCACTCGCGCAGGTGTGCGAGGTCGGGTGCATGGCCGCTACGCCGTGGTTACTGCGCCGATTCGCGATGAAGCACCTGATGCTGCTCGGGCTGGCCGGTTTGCTTCTGCGGAACACCCTCTTGTACGTCGCGAACGTGCCGTCGGTGGTGGCGGTCGCGTTGCCGATGCACGGGTGGGGGTATGCGTTTTACGGACTGCTCGGGTCGTACTTCGTGGACCGCGAAGCCCCACCGCACCTTCGAGCCGGCGCGCAATCGCTGGTCACGTTTCTGGGGAGCGGGCCGGCCGTATTGGTGGGGAACATCATGGCCGGCAACGTGGTGCAGGCGAACCGCGTCGAAAACGTAACGAACTGGTCGGCGGTGTGGATCGTGCCGCTGGTGGGGTACGCGGTCGCGCTAGTCGTATTCGCGGCGCTGTTCCGCGAACCGCCTTCGGAACCCAACGAAGAAGAGTAA